ATTGCCGGTCTCGCGCTTCTTGCGCAGGTCGGAAATGAAGCGGTTGCGCAGGATGCGGTGCATCCATGCCGAGAAATTGGTGCCCGGCGTAAAGCTGTGCTGGGCGGCCAGCGCATTGCACACGGCATCCTGCACCAGGTCATCGGCTGCCGCCCGGTTGCGCGTGAGCGACAGGGCCTGCACACGCAGTCGGGGCAGGATTGCAATCATCTGGTCATGAAAGCTGCTGGTCATTTTCATCTCCCCTGTTTCGTCGTTCATGCCAGTGCAATGAACGGGAGGGATGAAAGGTTACATTTTCCATGTAACGAAAACGCGAGCACCGCGCACCGGTTCCCTCAGCCTTCGCCGGCGGCGCCCGCCTGCATGTATTCCATGATCTGGGCGCGCGCGCGTGACACGCGAGCCTTGAGCGTGCCCACCGTCACGCCGCACACAAGGGCGGCCTCGGCATAGGTCATTTCCTGCACGCCCACGAGCACCAGCGCCTCGCGCAGGCGGGGAGTGAGCTGCCAGATCGCACCATTGAGGTCGCGCAGTTCATCGGCCTCCCCCACACTGGTGTCGCTTTCGGCCTGGTCGGGGCGACGGGCGTAATCCGACATCACATCACGCTCGCGCCGCCCCTTACGCGCCTGCTCGTAAAACAGGTTGCGCGCGATGGTGTAAAGCCACGCCTTCATGCTGGTGCCCAGCGTGAACTGCTCGAGCGCGCCGAGCGCGCGCAGCACGGTTTCCTGCACCAGGTCATCCGCTGCCGCGGGCTGGCCGGTCAGGAAACGGGCAAAACCACGCAATTGTGGCAGGAGAGACAGGATCTCCCCACGCAAGTGCGTGACCCGTGACGGATCAAATGGTATTCCTGATTCCAGTTTGTTTACTCTTCAACTCTTGCAGCACAGTCTAACGCTGTCATGATCCGGAGTGTAACAGTTTATCTGGGGAGATGAATGCCTCATGCCGCTATCACGGCGTCAAGACCTGCTTCGCGCCCTGCCCTATGCCCGGCGTTACGCCCGTGCGTTATGTGGCAGCCAGTCGAGCGGCGACCTTCTGGTGGCCGAAAGCCTGCGCGAACTCATGGCGGTGGATGACCCCACCCTGCCACCGAGGCTACGCCTTTACCAATGGATCTCGCGCCACCATGCCCAGCACGGCGCGCAGGATGCGAAGGCGGGCGGCATGCCGCCGCTGGCGCGCAAGCTGCTCCTGCTCACCTCGCTTGAGGAACTCAGCGTGAATGATGCTGCCCGCGTGCTGGCCATTGCCCCGCCGCAGGCCGCCGCCATGCTGGAGGATGCCCATGCCCGCCTGCGCTCGTGCGCCCAGACCAGCGTGCTGATCATCGAGGATGAACCGATCATCGCGATGGATATCGAGGAACTGGTGCGCCAGTGCGGCCACACCATTGCCGGCGTTGCCAGCAGCGAGGAGGAGGCCGTGCGCCTTGCACGCGAGACCCGGCCCGGCCTTATCCTGGCCGACATCAATCTCGGCGATGGCGGTGACGGAATGAATGCCGTCTCGGCCATATTGCAGCACCAGGACATTCCGATCATCTTCGTCACCGCCTACCCCGAACGGCTGCTCACGGGCGATACGATCGAGCCGGCCTTCGTCATCACCAAGCCATTCGAACCGCTGACGCTGGCGGTATCCACCTATCAGGCCGTATCGGGCGGGGTACCGCTGAACTGACAAAGCCGCATGCCAGTCCCGGCGCAACCGGCATCCCGCTCCCCGGCCAGATGTGTATGCTGCCCCGGTTGCTGCCGGACGAAGCTGGGCCGCCATGCGACAGCTGAGTGAAGAGAGGGCAGAATGAAACGGCTGGTCATCGTCTCCAATCGCGTTCCCGTTCCCAAGGAGGGGCTGCGGCCCGGTGGCCTCGCGGTGGTGCTCAAGGACCTGCTGGCCCGCCAGGGCGGCATGTGGTTTGGCTGGAACGGCACCTGCCACCCCGACGCCGCCCACCTGCCGCCTGAACACCAGCAGGCCGAAGGAGTGGAATACGCCACCATCGGCCTCACCCCCGCCGAGCACCGCAATTACTACACCGGCTTTTCCAACTCCACGCTGTGGCCGCTCATGCACTCGCTGCCCGAGCACATCCACTTCGAGCGCCGCGAGCTTGAAACCTACTGGTCGGTCAACCAGCGCTTCTGCGAGAACCTGCTGCCCCTGCTGCGGCCCGATGACATCATCTGGATACACGACTACCACCTGCTGCCGCTGCCCGCCCTGCTGCGCCGCAACGGGGTGCGCCAGCCCATCGGCTTCTTCCTGCACACGCCCTTCCCCGCGCCCGACATGCTGGCCACGGCGCCTGATGGCGGCACCTTCCTGCGTGACCTGCTCAAGGCGGACCTGCTCGGCTTCCAGACTGCTGATGACACCGCCAATTTCATCTTCGCCGCAACCCGCACGGCAGGCGCGGTCCTCAAGGGTGAGGACACGCTGATGTTCGAGGACCATACGGTGCGCGTGGGCACCTTTCCCGTCGAGATCGACCCGCAGGCCTTTGCACGCGCCGCAGCCACCGCAGCCGATTCGCAGGACCTGAAGCGCCTTTCGGGCTCGCTGGCGGGGCGCAAGCTGATCTTTGGCGTGGACCGCATGGACCCCACCAAGGGACTGGACCACCGGCTGGCGGGTTATGAGCGCATGCTCGAGACCTACCCCAAGCGCGAGCGGCAGGTCACCTTTTTGCAGATCGCGGCCGAAAGCCGCACCGAGGTCGCCTCCTACAAGGCGCTGCGCAAGAAGCTCGAGCACCAGATCGGCAAGCTCAACGCCCATCGCGGCCAGGCGGACTGGACGCCGCTGCGCTTCCTCACCCGCGGCAGCCCGCGCCCCACGGTGGCGGGCTACATGCGCTTGGCCGATATCGGCTACATCACCCCGCTGCGCGATGGCATGAACCTCGTGGCCAAGGAGTTCATCGCAGCCCAGGACCCCGAGAACCCCGGCGTGCTCATCCTGTCGCGGCTGGCGGGGGCGGCCAGCCAGCTTGATGCGGCCCTGCTGGTCAACCCGCTCGACCATGATGGCATGGCCGATGCGCTCGAGCAGGCGCTGGCCATGCCCGCACCCGAAAAGCGTGAACGCTGGCAGGCCTGCTGGAACGCCATCGCCAACCGCACGGCATTGGGCTGGGGGCTGTCCTTCCTCCAGTTGCTGGAAAGCACGGTGCGCAAATAGGGGTTGCCTACACGGACCTTGCGCCCGGCCCGCCTGACACGACATAAGCGGGTATGGCTCCTCCTCCCCTTCTCCTCCTCCAGGATATTACCCTGACCCTTGGCGGCGCGCCGCTGCTTGATGGCGCGGGATTTGGCATCGGCCCCGGCGAGCGGGTCTGCCTTGTCGGGCGCAATGGCTGCGGCAAGTCCACCCTGCTGCGCATTGCGGCGGGCGAGATCCAGGCCGATGACGGCACGGTCTTCCTCCAGCCCGGCACCACGGTGCGCTACCTGCCGCAGGAGCCCGACCTGTCGGGCTTTGCCACCACGCTGGATTACGTGCGCGCAGGCATGGGGCCAAACGACCCGGAATACCGCGCCGAACTGCTGCTGACCGAACTCGGCCTGAACGGCACGGAAGACCCCTCGACCCTCTCGGGCGGGGAAGCACGCCGCTGCGCGCTGGCCCGCGCGCTGGCCCCCGAGCCGGACCTGCTCCTGCTCGATGAGCCGACCAACCACCTCGACATGCCGACCATTGAATGGCTGGAGCGTGAACTGCTTTCACTCTCATCGGCCATGGTCATCATCAGCCATGACCGCCGCCTGCTCGAGACACTGTCGCGCTCGGTCGTGTGGCTTGACCGGGGCGTGACCCGCAGGCTCGACCAGGGCTTCGCCCGCTTCGAGACTTGGCGCGAGGAAGTGCTGGAGCAGGAAGAACGCGACAGCCACAAGCTCGACCGCCAGATCGCGCGCGAGGAAGACTGGATGCGCTACGGCGTGACCGCGCGCCGCAAGCGCAACGTGCGCCGCGTGGCCGAACTGGCCGAACTGCGCAACCAGCGCCGCACCGCCATCCGCCCGCAGGGCGGCCTGAAGATGGAAGCCCGCGAGAGCGACCTGTCGGGCAAGCTCGTCGCCGTGGCCGAGGATGTATGCCGCGCCTATGACCCCGCCCACCCCGTGGTCAGTCACCTCGACCTGCGCGTGCTGCGTAAGGACCGGCTGGGCATTGTAGGGGCCAATGGCGCGGGCAAGAGCACGCTGCTGCGCCTGCTCACCGGGCAGGACAAGCCGGATTCGGGCACGATCAATATCGGCAGCGCGCTATCGGTCGTAACCCTGGACCAGCAGCGCCGCACGCTCGACCCCAAGGCCACCCTGGCCGATACGCTGACAGGCGGCGGTGGCGACATGGTGCAGGTGGGCGACGAGAAGCGCCATGTGATCGGTTACATGAAGGACTTCCTGTTCCGCCCCGAGCAGGCGCGCACCCCGGTGGGCGTGCTGTCAGGCGGTGAGCGCGGGCGACTGATGCTGGCCTGCGCGCTGGCACGCCCCTCGAACCTGCTGGTGCTCGATGAGCCGACCAACGACCTCGATCTTGAAACGCTCGACCTGTTGCAGGAGATGCTGGCCGCCTATTCCGGCACGGTGCTGCTCGTCAGCCACGACCGTGACTTCCTCGACCGGGTCGCCTCCTCCATCCTTATGGCTGAAGGCGGTGGCAGATGGGTGGAATATGCCGGTGGCTACAGCGACATGCTGGCCCAGCGGCAGGATGCAACACTCGCCGCCCGCCCCCGCACCGAGCGCAGTGAGGCCCCACCCGCCACGACCGATGTCACGCCCACCGCCTCGCCCCGCCAGCCCGCGCGCAAGATGACCTACAAGGACAAGCATGCGCTGGAGCAGTTGCCGAAGCAGATGGCTGCCCTCGAGGCGGAAATCGAGCGTCTGCGGGCAATCCTGAGCGATGGCGGGCTTTATGCCCGCGACCCTGCCGCCTTCACCGCCGCTACCGCCGCCCTCGAAAAGGCGCAGGCCGACCTGACATCTTCCGAGGAACGCTGGCTGGAGCTTGAAATGCTGCGCGAGACGCTTCAGTCCTCCTGAACGGGGGGAATGATCAGCCCCGAGGCCTCCATCTGCGCCCGTGTTGCGGCAATGCCCTGCGTAACTGCAAGGGCGGCTGCCAGCGCCCGGCGGCCTGCCGCGCCATCAACCAGTACTTTCACGCCATCAAGGCAGGCAGCGGCAAAGGCCGCGTGTTCGGCGGCCAGCGTGTCATGGTCGCGCCACGTGACCGATTCGCGGCGGAAGCCGCCAGTGCCCGGCAGCGGCAGGCCACGTTCGCGCCCGATCATGGTCAGTTCGCGCTTCATGAAATCGGCGGAGAGATAGCCCTCCTGTGAGAACACACGCATGCGCCGCTCGGTCTTGAGCGAGATGCGGCTGGCAGCAATGGTCGCAACGCAGCCATTTTCAAACCGCACGCGGGCATTGGCGATATCCTCGAACGGTGAACTCACCGCCGCACCCAGCGCATCCACGCTTTCGATCGGGCTGTCGACAATGGCCAGAACCAGATCGAGGTCATGGATCATGAGGTCAAGAATGACCGATACATCCGTACCGCGCGGCTTGTAGGGCGCGATGCGGGTCGCCTCGATATAGAGCGGGCGGGTAATGCGCTCGGTAATGGCCCGGTGCTCGGCGGAATAGCGCAGCAGGTGCCCCACCTGCAGCACCACGCCATGCTTCTGCGCCAGATGCATCAGTTCATCGGCCTGCTCCAGCGTCGCGGCCATGGGTTTTTCCACCAGCACGTGCCGGTCTGCCGCCAGTGCCTCGCGGGCGAGGTCGAAATGATATTCCGCCGGCGCCGCCACGATGATCGCATCAGAACGGGCCAGCAGGTCGGGGTAGGACAGCACCGGCACGCCACCGGCCTCATCAGCCACCTTGCGCGCCCGCGCGGCATCGGGGTCATGGATGCCCACGAGTTCCTCCCGCGCGCCAGACAGCACCTTGAGCGCGTGAAAGCGGCCAAAATGCCCTGCCCCCACAATGCCGATGCGTAACCGCCGTGCTGCCTGCGCCATATCCTGCCTTCCGTGCATGCCGTTCTTTCGGGGCCGTTTCAAAAGCAGGCCTGTTACCGCGCTTTTGAAACGGCCCCCTGCCGGATTAGCAGCCGGCACGCCGGTCGCACAGCCCCCCGCCATGCCCGCTTCCCCCTGCCAATGCGGCAAAACGGCAACGCCGGGCAGGCGCTCGGTGCATCAGCGGTTGCATCATCGGGCGTGGGGCGGCATGTTCCCGCACTGATTTTACGTGCACACGACACATTGACCATGCCGGGCAAGGGAACCGGCTCAGCCGGGCGCAGGGAGCTTTCCATCAAGTCATGATGTATTACAGTCGGCTCAGAATGGCTTCGGTCATTGGCGTATGTCTGATCGGGCTGGCGCTGTGCCTGCCCAATTTCATCCGCCAGCCCAGCCCTTCCCTCCCATGGCGCCAGATTCATCTGGGCCTTGACCTGCGTGGCGGCTCATACCTGCTTTTGCAGGTGGACATGGCCAGTGTTGCCGCCGACAGGCTGCGCGGCCTGCAGGACCAGACACGCCAGACCCTGCTCAAGGCCGGGCTGGGCTACCGCAACCTTGCCACCGGCCCCCGCGGCGTGACGTTTACGCCCCGCACGCCCGACGAGACGCAGCCTGACCTCAAGGCGCTGCGCAGCATGCCGATGAATGTGCCGGGCGAGTTCAGGGTGGAACAGGGCGATGGCGGGCAGATCGCCCTCACGCTCTCGCCCGATGCCGCCCGCCAGCGCGCCTATGATGCGGTGACCCAGTCCATCGAGATCGTGCGCCGCCGCATTGACGCCACCGGCGCGATCGACCCCGAGATCACCCGCCAGGGCGAAGACCGGATCATTGTGGAGCTGCCGGGCATCAGCGACCCCGAGCGGGTAAAAAACCTGCTCGGCACCACAGCCAAGATGACCTTCCACCTTGTGGCCGATTCCGCCATTGGCTCCGCCGTGCCGCCAGCAGGCGTGGAAATGCTGCCCATGAGCGAGGGACAGGGCACGCTGCCGGTCTTTTCGCACGTGGATGTAGATGGCGCTGACCTGACCAATGCCAGCGCCTCGGTTGATCCCGATGGCGGCGGATGGGCGGTGAACTTCACCTTCGATTCGACCGGCGCGCAGGAATTTGGCGATGTGACCCGCGCCAATGTGGGCAAGCGCTTCGCCATCGTGCTTGATAACAAGGTGATCGAGGCCCCGGTCATCCGCGGCGCCATTACCGGCGGCAACGGGCAGATTACCGGCGGCTTCTCCGCCCAGCAGGCCACCGACATCGCCCTGCTGCTGCGCGCGGGCGCCCTGCCCGCACCGCTCAATGTAATCGAGCAGCGCTCCATCGGCCCGTCGCTCGGTGCTGATTCGATCCGGGCAGGCGGCTACAGCCTTGCCGCCGGCTTCGTGCTCGTGATCGCGTTCATGGCGCTGTTCTAT
This is a stretch of genomic DNA from Komagataeibacter xylinus. It encodes these proteins:
- a CDS encoding sigma-70 family RNA polymerase sigma factor; the encoded protein is MRGEILSLLPQLRGFARFLTGQPAAADDLVQETVLRALGALEQFTLGTSMKAWLYTIARNLFYEQARKGRRERDVMSDYARRPDQAESDTSVGEADELRDLNGAIWQLTPRLREALVLVGVQEMTYAEAALVCGVTVGTLKARVSRARAQIMEYMQAGAAGEG
- a CDS encoding response regulator is translated as MPLSRRQDLLRALPYARRYARALCGSQSSGDLLVAESLRELMAVDDPTLPPRLRLYQWISRHHAQHGAQDAKAGGMPPLARKLLLLTSLEELSVNDAARVLAIAPPQAAAMLEDAHARLRSCAQTSVLIIEDEPIIAMDIEELVRQCGHTIAGVASSEEEAVRLARETRPGLILADINLGDGGDGMNAVSAILQHQDIPIIFVTAYPERLLTGDTIEPAFVITKPFEPLTLAVSTYQAVSGGVPLN
- a CDS encoding trehalose-6-phosphate synthase yields the protein MKRLVIVSNRVPVPKEGLRPGGLAVVLKDLLARQGGMWFGWNGTCHPDAAHLPPEHQQAEGVEYATIGLTPAEHRNYYTGFSNSTLWPLMHSLPEHIHFERRELETYWSVNQRFCENLLPLLRPDDIIWIHDYHLLPLPALLRRNGVRQPIGFFLHTPFPAPDMLATAPDGGTFLRDLLKADLLGFQTADDTANFIFAATRTAGAVLKGEDTLMFEDHTVRVGTFPVEIDPQAFARAAATAADSQDLKRLSGSLAGRKLIFGVDRMDPTKGLDHRLAGYERMLETYPKRERQVTFLQIAAESRTEVASYKALRKKLEHQIGKLNAHRGQADWTPLRFLTRGSPRPTVAGYMRLADIGYITPLRDGMNLVAKEFIAAQDPENPGVLILSRLAGAASQLDAALLVNPLDHDGMADALEQALAMPAPEKRERWQACWNAIANRTALGWGLSFLQLLESTVRK
- a CDS encoding ABC-F family ATP-binding cassette domain-containing protein, with protein sequence MAPPPLLLLQDITLTLGGAPLLDGAGFGIGPGERVCLVGRNGCGKSTLLRIAAGEIQADDGTVFLQPGTTVRYLPQEPDLSGFATTLDYVRAGMGPNDPEYRAELLLTELGLNGTEDPSTLSGGEARRCALARALAPEPDLLLLDEPTNHLDMPTIEWLERELLSLSSAMVIISHDRRLLETLSRSVVWLDRGVTRRLDQGFARFETWREEVLEQEERDSHKLDRQIAREEDWMRYGVTARRKRNVRRVAELAELRNQRRTAIRPQGGLKMEARESDLSGKLVAVAEDVCRAYDPAHPVVSHLDLRVLRKDRLGIVGANGAGKSTLLRLLTGQDKPDSGTINIGSALSVVTLDQQRRTLDPKATLADTLTGGGGDMVQVGDEKRHVIGYMKDFLFRPEQARTPVGVLSGGERGRLMLACALARPSNLLVLDEPTNDLDLETLDLLQEMLAAYSGTVLLVSHDRDFLDRVASSILMAEGGGRWVEYAGGYSDMLAQRQDATLAARPRTERSEAPPATTDVTPTASPRQPARKMTYKDKHALEQLPKQMAALEAEIERLRAILSDGGLYARDPAAFTAATAALEKAQADLTSSEERWLELEMLRETLQSS
- a CDS encoding Gfo/Idh/MocA family protein, which gives rise to MAQAARRLRIGIVGAGHFGRFHALKVLSGAREELVGIHDPDAARARKVADEAGGVPVLSYPDLLARSDAIIVAAPAEYHFDLAREALAADRHVLVEKPMAATLEQADELMHLAQKHGVVLQVGHLLRYSAEHRAITERITRPLYIEATRIAPYKPRGTDVSVILDLMIHDLDLVLAIVDSPIESVDALGAAVSSPFEDIANARVRFENGCVATIAASRISLKTERRMRVFSQEGYLSADFMKRELTMIGRERGLPLPGTGGFRRESVTWRDHDTLAAEHAAFAAACLDGVKVLVDGAAGRRALAAALAVTQGIAATRAQMEASGLIIPPVQED
- the secD gene encoding protein translocase subunit SecD, whose translation is MMYYSRLRMASVIGVCLIGLALCLPNFIRQPSPSLPWRQIHLGLDLRGGSYLLLQVDMASVAADRLRGLQDQTRQTLLKAGLGYRNLATGPRGVTFTPRTPDETQPDLKALRSMPMNVPGEFRVEQGDGGQIALTLSPDAARQRAYDAVTQSIEIVRRRIDATGAIDPEITRQGEDRIIVELPGISDPERVKNLLGTTAKMTFHLVADSAIGSAVPPAGVEMLPMSEGQGTLPVFSHVDVDGADLTNASASVDPDGGGWAVNFTFDSTGAQEFGDVTRANVGKRFAIVLDNKVIEAPVIRGAITGGNGQITGGFSAQQATDIALLLRAGALPAPLNVIEQRSIGPSLGADSIRAGGYSLAAGFVLVIAFMALFYGRFGWYANMALLANLVLMTAILSLFEATLTLPGMAGMLLTLGMAVDANILINERIREEVARGRSALQAMQAGFERATATIVDSNATALLAHVMLFVFGTGPVRGFALTITIGIVTTLFTTLLLSRMLMVRWYARTRPSTLPV